The Candidatus Coatesbacteria bacterium genome has a segment encoding these proteins:
- the buk gene encoding butyrate kinase, with the protein MPEHHILVINPGSTSTKVAVYGDEELLHEQTLRHSKLELEEFERVWDQYGFRKQIILEFLEELGFDPATLSAVVGRGGLFQPVISGTYAVNQQMINDGRRGVLGEHASNLGCALAYGIAWDLGIPSYICDPPSVDEFPPLSRLSGHTIIPRVSLFHCLNVKATARRTAADLGKPLEELNLIIGHLGGGISIVALEGGRAIEAHNALHDGPYTPERAGTLPTFPLMDWVYREARNGTPLGKLKKTLTGGGGLVAYMGTNSAKDVEDMVLAGDKKAELYFKGMAYQISYYIGAVAVALKGEVDAIALTGGLAYGDIMMEWIRDWTGWIAPLKIYPGQDEMGALAAAALRALRGEEEVLEYPTYVKDDGDGG; encoded by the coding sequence ATGCCCGAACACCACATCCTGGTCATCAATCCCGGCTCGACCTCGACCAAGGTCGCCGTCTACGGCGATGAGGAGCTGCTCCACGAGCAGACCTTGCGCCATTCCAAGCTGGAGCTCGAGGAGTTCGAGCGGGTCTGGGACCAGTACGGTTTCCGCAAGCAGATCATCCTCGAGTTCCTCGAGGAGCTCGGCTTCGACCCGGCGACGCTCTCGGCCGTCGTCGGACGCGGCGGACTTTTCCAGCCCGTCATCAGCGGCACCTACGCCGTCAACCAGCAGATGATCAACGACGGCCGCCGGGGGGTGCTGGGCGAGCACGCCAGCAACCTGGGCTGCGCCCTGGCCTACGGCATCGCCTGGGACCTGGGTATCCCCAGCTACATCTGCGATCCACCCTCCGTCGACGAGTTCCCGCCCCTGTCCCGGCTCTCCGGCCACACCATCATCCCCCGGGTCAGCCTGTTCCACTGCCTCAACGTCAAGGCCACGGCGCGCCGGACGGCCGCCGACCTCGGCAAGCCCCTCGAGGAGCTCAACCTGATCATCGGTCACCTCGGCGGCGGCATCTCGATCGTGGCCCTCGAGGGCGGCCGGGCCATCGAGGCCCACAACGCACTCCACGACGGTCCCTACACCCCGGAGCGCGCCGGAACCCTGCCCACCTTCCCGTTGATGGACTGGGTCTATCGCGAGGCGCGCAACGGCACCCCGCTGGGCAAGCTGAAGAAGACGCTCACCGGCGGCGGGGGCCTGGTGGCCTACATGGGCACCAACTCCGCCAAGGACGTCGAGGACATGGTCCTGGCCGGCGACAAGAAGGCCGAGCTGTACTTCAAGGGCATGGCCTACCAGATCAGCTACTACATCGGCGCCGTCGCCGTGGCACTCAAGGGCGAGGTCGACGCTATCGCCCTGACCGGCGGCCTGGCTTACGGCGACATCATGATGGAGTGGATCCGCGACTGGACCGGTTGGATCGCGCCGCTGAAGATCTACCCCGGACAGGATGAGATGGGGGCCCTGGCCGCGGCTGCCCTGCGCGCCCTGCGCGGCGAAGAAGAGGTTCTCGAGTATCCGACCTACGTCAAGGACGACGGCGACGGGGGCTAG
- a CDS encoding DNRLRE domain-containing protein — protein MIRFDLADLPDDIVVDAAVLTLYHYAVYQPGTGWTIQRLTEDWQEDAVTYNTLPTYDPAIYAKAYMLGEAGPVIFDVRDLIAEWVAGASPNYGLLVTNDFQIYGEWPGVASSDHPQADWRPELVIEYHESGPGVQTSSWGRLKVRGG, from the coding sequence CTGATCAGGTTTGATCTGGCCGACCTCCCCGATGACATCGTCGTCGATGCAGCCGTCCTGACCCTCTACCACTATGCCGTCTATCAGCCCGGCACGGGCTGGACAATCCAGCGCCTGACCGAGGACTGGCAGGAGGACGCCGTAACCTATAACACGCTACCGACTTACGATCCCGCTATCTACGCCAAAGCCTATATGCTCGGCGAGGCTGGTCCGGTAATCTTCGATGTCCGCGACCTGATCGCCGAGTGGGTCGCCGGCGCATCACCCAACTATGGACTGTTGGTGACCAACGACTTCCAGATCTACGGCGAGTGGCCCGGCGTGGCCTCCTCGGACCATCCCCAGGCCGACTGGCGACCCGAGCTGGTCATCGAATACCACGAATCCGGACCCGGGGTCCAAACCTCCAGTTGGGGTAGGCTCAAGGTCCGGGGCGGGTAG